Below is a genomic region from Streptomyces sp. NBC_00461.
GCCGATGGCGACGCGTTCGTTGTTGAGCGTGGTCTGGGCGACCCGCCAGCCGTCGCCGACCTCGCCGAGGCGGTGGGAGTCGGGGATGCGGACGTCGGTGAGGAAGACCTCGTTGAACTCGGCCTCACCGGTGATCTGGCGCAGCGGACGGACCTCGACTCCGGGGTCGGTCATGTCGCAGACGAAGTAGGTGATGCCTGCGTGCTTGGGCACGTCCGGGTCGGTGCGGGCGATGAGGATGGCCCAGCGGGAGTTGTGCGCGCCGGACGTCCACACCTTCTGCCCGTTGACGATCCAGTCGTCGCCCTCACGGACGGCCCGGGTCCCGAGTGCCGCGAGGTCGGAGCCGGCGCCGGGCTCGCTGAACAGCTGGCACCAGACCTCCTCGCCGATCCACAGCGGCCGCAGAAAGCGCTGCTTCTGCTCCTGCGTGCCGTACTTGAGGATGGTCGGGGCGGCCATGCCGAGTCCGATGCCGTTGCGGCGCGCGTCGTTGTCGGGGGCTTCGGCCGCCTCCAGCGCGGCGTCCACGACGGCCTGGAGGGAGCGCGGGGCGCCCAGCCCGCCGAGGCCCTCGGGGTAGTGCACCCATGCCAGACCCGCGTCGAAGCGGGCCTTGAGGAAGTCCAGGCGGTCGGTGGTGGCGGGCGGGTACGCGGACAGCAACTCGGCCGTGCGGCGCCTCAGTTCGGCTGCGTCGGTCATCAGGCGGCTCCGTTCGGAAGCGACAGGGACGGCAGCACGGCGACCCGGCCCGTCGTCACCCCGTCGCCGACCCGCTGTACGGCGGCCGCGGCCTCCGCAAGCGGTACGCGCTCGCTGACCAGCGGCTTGATGGCACCCCGGGCGGCAAGCTCCGTGAGCTGCTCGTGGCAGTGCTGGATCAGCTTCGGGTACTTGGTGCCGTACAGGCCCCAGTGCAGGCCGAGGATGGAGTAGTTCTTCACCAGGGCGTGGTTCAGCCCGGGGCTGGGGATGGTGCCGCTCGCGAAGCCGACGACCACGATCCGGCCCTCGAAGGCGACGACCTTGGTGGACTGGGTGTAAGCGTCACCGCCGACGGGGTCGTAGATGACATCCGCACCGCGGCCGCCCGTGGCCTCCTTGACCGCCGCGACCACGTCCTCACTCTTGCGGTCGACGACGACGTCGCAGCCCAGCTCCCTTGCCGTGGCGGCCTTGTCGGCACCGCCGACGACACCGATGACCCGCGCCCCGGCGGCCTTGCCGAGCTGCACGGCCGCGCTGCCGACCCCTCCCGCGGCAGCGTGGACGAGCAGCGTCTCGCCGGCTTCCAGGTGGGCTCGCCGGTGCAGACCGAACCAGCCCGTCTGGTAGCCGATGTGCAGGGCGGCACTCTCCGCGTCGTCCAGCGAGTCGGGCGCGGGCAGCAGGGCGGCGGCATCCGCGACGGCGTACTCGGCGAAACCGCCGTACGGCAGCGCGGGGTTGGCGATCACCCGACGGCCGTCCTCGGTCTCGCCGCAGATCTCCACGCCCGGTGTGAACGGCAGCGGCGGGCGGACCTGGTAGTGGCCCCGGCACATCAGCACGTCCGGGAAGTTGATGTTCGCGGCACGCACCTTCAGCAGCACCTGGCCGTCACCGGGCGTGGGCCGCTCCACCTCGTCGAGCCGCATCACCTCGCTCGGTTCGCCGTTCTCGTGCACTTGCCATGCCTGCATGCGGTGCCTCCACGGGACTGCGTCGTCTGACCGGGGTCCATCGCATACTAAGCGGTCGCTTGCCTCGGAGGGAACAGGCCTGCCGGGAACGTCACATCCCGCACCTCGTCACAGCCCTACGCGCGGGGCGGGGCACCGTCCGGCTCCGGCGTGACGTCCGGCACGGGCACGCCGTCGAGCGGTATCGGCGGAGCCGCCTGCACCTTGGCGACGGCCGCCGCCACCTGCTCCCGCACCTCTTCCGGGAGCGGGGTTCCGTGGACGGTGTCCATCAGGTCCTGGGCGAGATGGTGCAGCTTGGTGTTGGTGTTCTGGGAGGCCGTGACGAGCACGGTCCAGGCGGCCTCGGCGCTCAGGCTGAAGGAGGCCATCAGGATGCCGCGGGCCACGTCTATGGCCGGACGGGTCCGCATGGCCCGGCGCAGCTGGGCGACCTCGGTACGCAGTTCGTGGTCGACGCCCCTCTGCCCGCTCCGGCCGTCGAGGACCGCGGGGGGCGGAGCGTCGAGACCGTCCGGGCCGGAGTGCGTGAACAGCTCCCCGACGCCGGTGAGGTCGAGCAGCCGCCGGACCACCGGGCTGCAGGCCCGGACGGCGACCGTCTTGCCCTGGTCCAGGGCGTGGTGCCGCAGGTCGAGCAGGACGTTGAGGCCGCCGCAGTCGCAGAATCGGACGGCGCTCAGATCCAGGTCGACCCCGGTGGCCGAACGGCCGAGGATGTCGCGGAGCCCGGGCTGGAGCCACTGGGCACCGATGTCGAGCTCGCCACGCACCGTGACGCTCATCCGGCCGCCCGCCGCCGCGAACCCTATCGTCGCCAGGCTCGGGGGCTGCGCCGAGTGCACACGTTCCGGCATGACCCTTCCCCTCACGTGCTCGCTTGCCTCCGCCTTCAGATTCCCCTCTTCACCCCACATACGTCAACTAATACATGAAACATGGTTCGTGTTTTTGAATGCGCGAATGGTTGCTCGCTAGAGTTGGCACATGGATGGAGTGCCCGAGTCACACACCGGATGGACGTTTCTGACCAATCACGCACGAGTGCTTGCGGCGATCGCCGACAACCAGAGCGCCCGGATCCGCGACATCGCCGCCCACTGCAGGCTCACCGAACGCGCGGTTCAGAAGATCATTTCCGACCTTGAGCAGGACGGCTACCTCTCGCACGTCCGGGAAGGACGCGCCAACATCTACCGCATCGAGCCCGGCAAGGTCCTGCGCCATCCCGCCGAGGCCGGGCTCAGTGTGGCATCGCTGCTGTCCCTGCTCGCCCGGGCCGAGGCCGACCGTTCCGGCTCCCCCGAGAACAGGCCGCACGCCCCGGCCTGATCACCCGCGGGCACGACGGGCGGCCGTCGGACCGGACGGCCGGGGCGCGGTGCCGGGCGGCGCGGACCGTCACGCCCCCTTGGGTCGTGCCCGTACGTGCATCCGCTCCCCCTGCGGCCCGAACAGGCTCAGGAACTCCGCGGGCGCCTGACCCGTCGACCCGAACCAGTGCGGCACCCGTGTGTCGAACTCCGCCGCCTCCCCGGCGCTCATCACCACGTCGTGCTCGCCCAACACCACGCGCAGCCGCCCCGACAGGACGTACAGCCACTCGTAGCCCTCATGGGTGCGCGGCTCGGGCTCCTCCTCCCGCTGCGGTACGAGCACCTTGAACGCCTGGAGCCCGCCGGGCCGGCTGGTGAGCGGCCAGAAGGTGCGTCCGTGCCGGACAAGCGGCTGGAGACGGACCCGCGGATCGCCGACCGGTGGGGCGCCGACCAGTTCGTCGAGCGGCACCCGGTGGGCCTGGGCGATCGGCAGCAGCAGTTCGAGGCTGGGCTTGCGCAGGCCGGACTCCAGGCGCGACAGGGTGCTCACCGAGATGCCGGTCGCCGCGGACAGATCCGCCAGGGTCACCTCCCGCTCCTTCCGGATCCGTCGCAGCCGGGGGCCCACATCCGCGAGAACGTCTTCGGTACTCATCCCCGTATTGCAGAATCAGCAAAGATGTTTGTCAATCCCGCACCCGCGGAGCACGTTGTCGGCATGACCGAGACATACGAAGTGATCGTGATCGGTGGCGGCGCTGCGGGACTGTCCGCGGCTCTCGTCCTGGGCCGGGCCCGGCGCCGCACCCTGGTCGTCGACGCGGGCGAACCGCGCAACGCGCCGGCCGCCCACATGCAGGGCTATCTCTCCCGGGACGGCATGCCGCCCGCCGAGTTCCTGGCGGTCGGCCGTGCGGAGATCACCCGGTACGGCGTGGAGCTGGTGCGGGACCGGGCGGTGGACGCCTCGAAGGACGACGGGTTCGCGGTGGCCCTCGACAGCGGCCGTACCGTTCGCGCCCGGGCACTCGTCGTGGCCACGGGTCTCACGGACGAGCTGCCTCGGGTGCCCGGTCTCGCCGGGCGCTTCGGCCGGGATGTGCTGCACTGCCCGTACTGCCACGGCTGGGAGGTGCGCGACCGGCCCTTCGGCGTGCTGGCCACGACGGCGATGAGTGTGCATCAGGCCCTGATCGTGTCCCAGTGGTCGAAGGACGTGACGTTCTTCCTGCACACGGTCGCCGAGGACGAGCTGTCGGACGACGACCTGCGCCGGCTGGCCGCGGCCGGGGTCGAGGTGGTGCCCGGCGAAGTGGCCGGTCTGGTCGTCGAAGAGGACCGGCTCACCGGGGTACGGCTCGCGGACGGCAGCACGCACGAGCGGTCCGTCCTGTTCGTCGCGCCGCGTGCGGTCCCGCACAACGACCTGTTCCTGCGGCTGTGCGCCGAGCTGCGCGAGACACCCTTCGGCGCGTACCCGGTGATCGACGAGCGGGGCCTGACGACCGTGCCGGGCCTGTGGGCCGCGGGCAACGCGTCCGGCTTCGCCGAGCAGGTCGTGAACGCGGCGAGCCGCGGCTACCGCGCGGGCGCCGCGATCAACGGGGAGCTGCTGATGGCCGACCTCGACGCGGCCGTACGTTCGTAGAACCTTCGCCGTCCGGGTGTGGAGCCGCTGCCTCCGTTGCACCATGGCTGCATGCTGCTTGCCCGGCTGGCCCATGTGTCCCAGGAGGTCGCGGCCACCTCGGCGCGGTCCCGGAAGATCGCTCTGCTCGCCGAGCTGTTCCGGGACGCCGAGGCGGACGACGTGCCGATCGTGATCCCGTATCTGGCGGGGCGACTGCCCCAGGGACGGCTCGGCGTCGGCTGGAAGGTGCTGAGCCGCCCGGTCGCCCCCGCCGCCGAACCGACCCTGACCGTGCGCGAGGCCGACGCCGTGCTCACCGACCTGGGCAAGGTCGCGGGCGCCGGCTCGCAGGCCGAACGGGCCCGGCTGGTCGGGGAGTTGATGGGCGCCGCCACACAGGAGGAGCAGCGGTTCCTGTTCGGGCTGATCACCGGCGAGGTACGGCAGGGCGCCCTGGAGGCCGTGGCCGTCGAGGGGCTGGCACAGGCGACCGGGGCGCCGCCCGGGGACGTGCGCCGGGCCGTGATGCTCGCGGGCTCCCTCCAGACGGTGGCCGAGGCCCTGCTCGCCGACGGCCCGGCGTCGCTCGAACGCTTCCGGCTGACCGTCGGCCGCCCGATCCTGCCGATGCTGGCGCACAGCGCCTCCTCGGTGGCCGAGGCGGTCGGCAAGCTCGGCGCCTGCGCGGTCGAGGAGAAGCTGGACGGCATCCGCGTGCAGGTCCACCGGGACGGCGATTCCGTACGGATCTACACCCGCACCCTCGACGACATCACCGACCGTCTGCCCGAACTCACCACCGCCGCACGGGAGTTGAGCAGTCGGCGGTTCGTCCTGGACGGTGAGGTGATCTCCTTCGGCGAGGACGGTCGGCCCCGGTCGTTCCAGGCGACGGCCGGGCGGGTCGGCTCGCGCGTGGACGTGGCGACGGCGGCCGAGACAGTCCCCGTCTCGCCGGTCTTCTTCGACGCCCTCTCGGTCGACGACCGCGACCTGCTCGACCTGCCGTTCGCCGAGCGCCACGCGGAACTCGCCCGGCTGGTGCCCGAACCGATGCGGGTGCGGCGCACCCTGGTGTCCGGGGCCGAGGACGTGGGCCCGGCCGAGGACTTCCTCGCCGACACCCTGAAGCGCGGTCACGAGGGCGTGGTCGTCAAGGGGCTGGACGCCGCCTACAGCGCGGGCCGGCGCGGCGCGTCCTGGCTGAAGGTCAAGCCCGTGCACACGCTCGACCTGGTGGTGCTGGCCGCCGAGT
It encodes:
- a CDS encoding helix-turn-helix domain-containing protein, which encodes MSTEDVLADVGPRLRRIRKEREVTLADLSAATGISVSTLSRLESGLRKPSLELLLPIAQAHRVPLDELVGAPPVGDPRVRLQPLVRHGRTFWPLTSRPGGLQAFKVLVPQREEEPEPRTHEGYEWLYVLSGRLRVVLGEHDVVMSAGEAAEFDTRVPHWFGSTGQAPAEFLSLFGPQGERMHVRARPKGA
- a CDS encoding acyl-CoA dehydrogenase family protein; the encoded protein is MTDAAELRRRTAELLSAYPPATTDRLDFLKARFDAGLAWVHYPEGLGGLGAPRSLQAVVDAALEAAEAPDNDARRNGIGLGMAAPTILKYGTQEQKQRFLRPLWIGEEVWCQLFSEPGAGSDLAALGTRAVREGDDWIVNGQKVWTSGAHNSRWAILIARTDPDVPKHAGITYFVCDMTDPGVEVRPLRQITGEAEFNEVFLTDVRIPDSHRLGEVGDGWRVAQTTLNNERVAIGGMRLPREGGMIGPVARTWRERPDLRTADLHQRLLKLWVDAEVARLTGERLRQQLTVGQPGPEGAGMKLAFARLNQEISGLEVELLGEEGLLYDDWTMRRPELVDFTGREAGYRYLRSKGNSIEGGTSEVLLNIVAERVLGLPAEPRTDKDVAWKDLTR
- a CDS encoding helix-turn-helix transcriptional regulator produces the protein MDGVPESHTGWTFLTNHARVLAAIADNQSARIRDIAAHCRLTERAVQKIISDLEQDGYLSHVREGRANIYRIEPGKVLRHPAEAGLSVASLLSLLARAEADRSGSPENRPHAPA
- a CDS encoding ANTAR domain-containing protein; its protein translation is MPERVHSAQPPSLATIGFAAAGGRMSVTVRGELDIGAQWLQPGLRDILGRSATGVDLDLSAVRFCDCGGLNVLLDLRHHALDQGKTVAVRACSPVVRRLLDLTGVGELFTHSGPDGLDAPPPAVLDGRSGQRGVDHELRTEVAQLRRAMRTRPAIDVARGILMASFSLSAEAAWTVLVTASQNTNTKLHHLAQDLMDTVHGTPLPEEVREQVAAAVAKVQAAPPIPLDGVPVPDVTPEPDGAPPRA
- a CDS encoding NAD(P)/FAD-dependent oxidoreductase, which gives rise to MTETYEVIVIGGGAAGLSAALVLGRARRRTLVVDAGEPRNAPAAHMQGYLSRDGMPPAEFLAVGRAEITRYGVELVRDRAVDASKDDGFAVALDSGRTVRARALVVATGLTDELPRVPGLAGRFGRDVLHCPYCHGWEVRDRPFGVLATTAMSVHQALIVSQWSKDVTFFLHTVAEDELSDDDLRRLAAAGVEVVPGEVAGLVVEEDRLTGVRLADGSTHERSVLFVAPRAVPHNDLFLRLCAELRETPFGAYPVIDERGLTTVPGLWAAGNASGFAEQVVNAASRGYRAGAAINGELLMADLDAAVRS
- a CDS encoding NADPH:quinone oxidoreductase family protein — encoded protein: MQAWQVHENGEPSEVMRLDEVERPTPGDGQVLLKVRAANINFPDVLMCRGHYQVRPPLPFTPGVEICGETEDGRRVIANPALPYGGFAEYAVADAAALLPAPDSLDDAESAALHIGYQTGWFGLHRRAHLEAGETLLVHAAAGGVGSAAVQLGKAAGARVIGVVGGADKAATARELGCDVVVDRKSEDVVAAVKEATGGRGADVIYDPVGGDAYTQSTKVVAFEGRIVVVGFASGTIPSPGLNHALVKNYSILGLHWGLYGTKYPKLIQHCHEQLTELAARGAIKPLVSERVPLAEAAAAVQRVGDGVTTGRVAVLPSLSLPNGAA
- a CDS encoding ATP-dependent DNA ligase; this translates as MLLARLAHVSQEVAATSARSRKIALLAELFRDAEADDVPIVIPYLAGRLPQGRLGVGWKVLSRPVAPAAEPTLTVREADAVLTDLGKVAGAGSQAERARLVGELMGAATQEEQRFLFGLITGEVRQGALEAVAVEGLAQATGAPPGDVRRAVMLAGSLQTVAEALLADGPASLERFRLTVGRPILPMLAHSASSVAEAVGKLGACAVEEKLDGIRVQVHRDGDSVRIYTRTLDDITDRLPELTTAARELSSRRFVLDGEVISFGEDGRPRSFQATAGRVGSRVDVATAAETVPVSPVFFDALSVDDRDLLDLPFAERHAELARLVPEPMRVRRTLVSGAEDVGPAEDFLADTLKRGHEGVVVKGLDAAYSAGRRGASWLKVKPVHTLDLVVLAAEWGHGRRTGKLSNLHLGAREADGSFAMLGKTFKGMTDAMLTWQTERLQELATDSNDYVVTVRPELVVEIAYDGLQRSTRYPAGVTLRFARVVRYREDKRPEDADTVGTLLAAHPEVHL